From a single Lactococcus allomyrinae genomic region:
- a CDS encoding FtsW/RodA/SpoVE family cell cycle protein produces the protein MRDGLKKTNFLNYSILIPYLMLSAIGIVMVFSATVPYQLARGLSPYRLVITQAAFMMLSFVAIAVIYRMKLKALKSQRMLGFIMVMLILAMIYARVGPGTTANGAHGWIPIPGVGTIQPAEYAKVFVIWYLASVFSEKQEAIQRKDIQEVFKGKGLFQKLFGGWRLPVVILLALDLIMPDMGNAIILAALALIMVGASGISWRWFNGYGKIVLTVAIAFLGMLFVTGGNIIPSFLKISYINARFEAFVNPFTDLANSGHQLANSYYAIVNGGWLGRGLGNSIEKNGYLPEAHTDFIFPIVVEELGVIGGIIVLSILFFLIVRILLVGIRARSSFNALMAIGVSSMLLIQVFVNVGGAVGLIPETGVTFPFLSQGGSSFLVLSLGIAFALNISADEKRQEVSELSNQYSSANI, from the coding sequence ATGAGAGACGGACTGAAAAAAACAAACTTTTTGAATTACTCCATCTTAATCCCTTATTTGATGTTATCTGCCATAGGGATTGTCATGGTTTTCTCGGCGACGGTACCTTACCAACTGGCACGAGGACTTTCTCCTTACAGGCTAGTTATTACACAAGCAGCATTCATGATGTTGAGTTTCGTAGCAATTGCGGTCATTTACCGAATGAAATTAAAAGCACTCAAGAGTCAAAGAATGCTGGGATTTATTATGGTAATGCTGATTTTGGCAATGATTTATGCTCGGGTAGGTCCTGGGACAACAGCTAATGGTGCACATGGTTGGATTCCTATTCCAGGAGTTGGAACAATTCAACCTGCGGAATACGCTAAAGTATTTGTCATCTGGTATCTTGCTTCAGTGTTCTCTGAAAAGCAGGAGGCTATACAGAGAAAAGACATTCAAGAGGTTTTTAAAGGAAAAGGACTCTTCCAAAAACTTTTTGGAGGTTGGCGTCTCCCAGTTGTGATTTTACTCGCACTGGATTTAATCATGCCAGATATGGGTAATGCCATTATTCTCGCAGCTCTAGCTCTTATCATGGTGGGAGCAAGTGGAATTTCTTGGCGTTGGTTTAATGGTTATGGAAAAATTGTCCTCACTGTTGCGATAGCTTTTCTTGGAATGCTCTTTGTTACAGGGGGAAATATTATTCCATCATTTTTAAAAATTTCTTACATCAATGCCCGTTTTGAAGCCTTTGTTAATCCGTTTACGGACTTGGCAAATTCGGGACATCAGTTAGCAAACTCCTATTATGCAATCGTCAATGGAGGTTGGCTTGGACGTGGTTTAGGAAATTCCATTGAGAAAAATGGTTATCTTCCAGAAGCACATACAGACTTTATCTTCCCGATTGTTGTGGAAGAATTAGGAGTAATAGGTGGCATTATTGTGCTAAGCATCCTATTTTTCCTGATTGTCCGTATCCTCCTAGTAGGTATTCGTGCTCGAAGTTCCTTTAATGCTTTAATGGCAATTGGAGTAAGTTCCATGTTGCTTATCCAAGTATTCGTTAACGTTGGTGGGGCAGTCGGATTAATTCCAGAAACAGGTGTAACTTTCCCATTTCTATCTCAGGGTGGTTCATCATTCCTTGTCTTATCATTAGGAATTGCTTTTGCACTTAATATTTCAGCAGATGAAAAACGACAAGAAGTTTCCGAACTTTCGAATCAATACAGTTCTGCGAATATTTAA
- a CDS encoding citrate/2-methylcitrate synthase, translated as MNLLNKHQEKMIKNSQIPSEFYKEYNVKKGLRDLEGKGVLAGLTNISAIHSFDEDGKQIPGILEYRAYNIKDIVDDLRREGRFGFEEVTYLLLFGELPTADDLKEFQDILAHKRILPEFFVRETILTNPSSDVMNSMSRCLLALASYDDKAEDISIENVLEQSLNLIANFPLLAIYTFQAYSHYRKEESLYIHYPDLTLSTAENILRMLRPDCQYTDTEAKVLDIALILHMEHGGGNNSTFTTHVVTSSGTDTYATIAAALSSLKGPKHGGANIKAAKMLENIKQNISNYHDEAEIEDYLYKILNKEAFDQQGLIYGIGHAIYTISDPRFEVFKSYVASLVKEKGMEEEFELYERVARLAPKVISDHRKTYKTISPNIDFYSGFVYKILGIPQELFTPLFAIARVVGWLTHRIEELINMNKIIRPAYESVLESKNYVKLEDR; from the coding sequence ATGAATTTATTAAACAAACACCAAGAAAAGATGATTAAAAATTCACAAATTCCCAGTGAATTTTACAAGGAGTACAATGTCAAAAAGGGACTACGAGATCTTGAGGGAAAAGGAGTACTAGCAGGATTAACGAATATTTCGGCGATTCATTCTTTTGATGAGGACGGAAAACAAATTCCAGGAATCTTAGAATATCGTGCTTACAATATCAAAGATATTGTTGATGATCTTCGCAGAGAAGGTCGATTCGGATTTGAGGAAGTTACCTATCTTCTATTGTTTGGAGAGTTACCAACAGCCGATGATTTGAAAGAATTTCAAGATATTTTAGCACATAAAAGAATACTTCCTGAATTTTTTGTACGTGAAACAATTTTGACAAATCCATCAAGTGATGTAATGAATTCTATGAGTCGCTGTTTACTTGCTCTTGCTAGCTATGACGATAAAGCAGAGGATATTTCAATCGAAAATGTCCTAGAGCAGTCGCTCAATTTGATTGCCAATTTTCCGCTGCTTGCGATTTATACTTTTCAGGCCTATAGTCACTACCGCAAAGAAGAAAGTCTCTACATTCACTATCCAGATTTAACCTTGAGTACTGCTGAAAATATTTTGCGTATGTTGCGTCCTGACTGTCAATATACTGATACAGAAGCAAAAGTATTGGATATTGCACTTATTCTTCATATGGAGCACGGTGGAGGAAACAACTCTACTTTTACAACTCATGTTGTGACTTCAAGTGGGACGGATACTTATGCTACAATCGCTGCGGCATTGTCAAGTCTGAAAGGACCAAAACATGGTGGAGCCAATATCAAAGCAGCAAAAATGCTAGAAAATATCAAACAAAATATTTCGAACTATCATGATGAAGCAGAGATTGAAGACTATTTATACAAAATCTTGAACAAAGAGGCTTTTGACCAGCAAGGACTAATTTATGGAATTGGTCATGCCATCTATACAATTAGTGACCCACGTTTTGAAGTGTTTAAAAGTTATGTGGCAAGTTTGGTGAAAGAAAAAGGGATGGAAGAAGAGTTTGAACTCTATGAAAGAGTTGCAAGACTTGCTCCAAAAGTTATCTCAGACCATCGTAAAACTTACAAAACAATCTCTCCAAATATTGATTTCTATTCTGGATTTGTATATAAAATATTAGGAATTCCACAGGAACTATTCACACCATTATTTGCCATTGCTCGCGTTGTAGGATGGTTGACACATAGAATCGAAGAATTAATCAATATGAATAAAATTATTCGCCCAGCGT